GCCTTAGATAAAGACCATCATGTAGTCGCAGAAGCTTTAGATCCACAAATTTTAAACTGGCAACAAAGTTTGCAGCTTGCAGCAAATAAAGAAGACTTAGCGCAAGATCTACTTAAAATGTTAGTTGATAGTTTTCCAACTGAGCTTGATGAAATGCAACAGCTCATTGAGCTTGAAGACTTCCCTCAACTTGAGCATGTTTTACATCGCCTCTATGGTGCTACTCGCTATGTAGGCGCCCCGAAACTACAACAAGTGACTGGTGACTTTGAGCAGTTTATTTCAACGCTACGTAAAGAACGCCGTATAGCAGATGAAGGCTTCATTGAAGAAGTGATGCAGCGCTTTGATGAACTCGGTCTTGTCGTTAAAGAGGTAGAAAGTGCAGCCCATCAAATCTTGGTGATTCCTGACTAACATCTCTATCAAAGAGGCATGACTGGACTGTCATGTTTCCAAATTACAGCCATGTTATGCTCCGTTCATCTATAAAAAAAGAAGCGGGAATCTCATGGCACTCTTACGTATTGAAAAAAATAATGGCATTGCAACGGTATATTTAAACCGTCCAGACAAACGCAATGCGATGAGTTTTGCCTTATTAAAAGAGTTAGTTTCAACTGCAAAAGCAATTAAAAAGGATAGAGATATTCGCTGTGTTATTTTGACAGGTGAAGGGAATGTGTTTAGTGCTGGAATTGATTTATCCGACCTAAACAATCCGAAAAACTCTGCTTTTGCCATTTGGGAACTTGTAAAACCCGGACAAAGCCTTTTTCAAAAAGCATTTCTGACTTGGCAGAATTTACCTGTACCAGTTATTGCTGCATTAGAAGGATATTGCTTCGGTGCGGGGATGCAACTTGCCTTGGCTTCCGACATTCGAATTTCTCACCCAGAAACAAAAATGTCGATTATGGAAAGCCGTTGGGGTTTAGTCCCTGATATGGGGCTTACTCGCTCGTTAAAAGGCTTAATTAGCGTTGACCTTGCAAAAGAACTCACCTTAACTGCTCGTGTTTTTGACGGGAATTATGCAAAAGAAATCGGTCTTGTGACTCATTTAAGTGACTCACCTCTAGAGAAAGCACATGAGATTGCAGCTGAAATGTTGCAGCGCTCACCTGATGCCCTCACAGCGGCAAAACGTGTACTTGATGCAATGGAGCATCAACCAGAAAAATCATTGCGTCTAGAAAAAATCTGGCAACTTAAATTATTACTTGGTAAAAATAGCAAACTTGCTCGTAAAAAAGACAAACATCCGGAAGTTAATTTTTTACCACGCCAATATAAATAAAGAGCTTAGATTATGAATTTTGATCGTAATACCCCTATTGCTTTTTTAGGTATGGGGCTTATGGGAAGTCGGATGGCAACCCGCCTTATTCAAGCCGGCTTTCAAGTTTCGGTTTGGAATCGAACCTTTTCTGCCTGTGAAGAACTGATTGATATCGGCGCCCTACCTTTAGAACTTTCAAATATTGGTGACTATCCTATTATTTTAATCTGTCTAGCAGATGATAAAGCCGTAGAGGCAGTATTTGAAAAAATTCAGCCTAACTTAAAAGCTGAGCAAGTTATTGTGGATTTCTCAAGCTTATCTGTTGCTGCAACAAAAACACTTGCTCAAGCAGCTGCCACACATGACGTTATTTGGATTGATTCACCTGTATCAGGTGGAACAGCAGGAGCAGAACAAGGCACACTTGTGATTTTTGCAGGCGGTAATGCTCAAACGATTACAGAACTAACGCCTGTTTATAATGTTCTATCTCAACGTGTAACTCGAATGGGCGATACAGGAACTGGCCAAGCTACCAAAATTTGTAATCAACTGATTGTTGCAGCCAACAGCGCCCTTATTGCTGAAGCTGTCGCGCTTGCAGACCGAGCTGGTGTAGATACGACTTTACTCGCTCCAGCTTTAGCAGGCGGATTTGCGGACTCTAAACCTTTTCAAATTCTAACTCCACGTATGGCAACTCATACCTTTGAGCCAGTTCAGTGGAAAGTTCAAACATTATCTAAGGATCTTAATAATGCAGTAACATTGGCTAACAATGTTAATTTAGACATCCCAGTTGCACAAAAAGCTCTATTACAGCTACAAACTCACCAAAAAAATGGCTTTGCTGAGAAAGATTTAGCTACTATGATTCAATTAGTAGAGCAAAAATAAACGGAGTTTGAGTATGGGTCGTCTTGCAGTCAATTTATCCATGATTTTTACCGAAGTTCCTTTAATTGAACGCTTCGCTCTAGCCCATGCACAGGGCTTTGAACATGTCGAAATTCAATTCCCTTATGAATTGACTATTGCAGATATTCAAACTCAACTCGAACGCTATAATCTGAGTCTCTGTCTAATCAATGTGCCGGCGGGTGACCTTATGCAAGGCGGAAACGGTTTAGCAGGCATTCCCGGCCAAGAAATAGCTTTCCATGAAGCATTAGAATTAGCCATTAGCTATGCCACAGCATTAAAGGTTCCTCGTGTTAATATTTTAGCGGGTAAACAACCGCTCGATGCGGACTTACTTCCTTGTTTAAAAACCTTAGCAGCTAATTTAAAACTTGCGTGCAACTTACTCAGTGAACACGATATAGAACCCATTTTTGAAATGATTAACGGTACAGATATGCCCCGCTTTTTAGTACAAAATATTGCGCAGGCACAAGAAATGCTAGAAGCGGTCAACGACCCTACTCTAAAAATGCAATATGACTGCTATCATATGGCAATGATGGGCGAAGACGTTCTTGAGGGTTTACAAGAGAATATTAACTCAATTGGACACATTCAATTTGCGGACTGTCCGGGCCGTCATGAGCCAGATACAGCTGAAATTCCTTATGAACAAATTTTTTCTTGGTTAAAACAAAGTTCTTATCAAAACTATATTGCAGCAGAATATAAGCCTGAAAATACTTCAAATCAGTCATTTACATGGAAGAAAAAGTATTTTTCGGATGATGTAAATATATAAACTGTTACGAGTTTTGTTTGAAATTTAGCGCGAAAACCACTATATTAGATAGTGAGTAATTGTCAGGAAAATATACCCTATATGAATTTAGAACCATCGCCCAGCGTGTCTAATTCTCACGATTTCGCAATGAATACCTCAAATAAAGACGTACAAACTTGTCTCAAAGTCGTCCACGACGCTTTAGTTGATGTAAAAGCAAAAGATATTCTCCAGTTAGATGTTAGCTCAATTAGCAATGTCGCTGATGCTATTGTAATTGCGAGCGGTACTTCTACTCGCCATGTGAAAGCACTTGCAGACAATGTTGCAGAAGAAGCTCGAAAAGCCGGTTTCCGCCCGATTGGCGTTGAAGGTGAACGAGATGCAGAATGGATCTTAATTGATCTCGGCTTTGTTGTAGTACATGTGATGCTACCAACAGCTCGTAAATTTTATGATTTAGAAAGCTTATGGCGTACCGCTCCAGAGTCGGTTGCTTAAAATTTTGCTTTTAAAAAAAGCGGCTCTTTTGAGCCGCTTTTTTATTTACTAAACAAAGATTTTAACCATTTCAAATATCCCATCACCTCCCCCACAAACACCAATCATCACTTACAACCAAATTTGACATGACAAATTGTCAGATTTAAAGCACTATATATTTTCTGAAAGTTCTCACCAATAAATAGCATAACCGGAGTACAGAAAGTGAAGATATTAATTACAGGCGCCAATACGGGCATTGGCTTTGCCACAGCAGAACAACTCGTTAAACAAGGGCAACATGTCATTCTAGCGTGCCGAAATCCACAAAAAGCCCAAGATGCGCAGAACAAACTACTTTCACTTAATCAAGGCCAAGTCGATTTAGTTTCCCTCGACTTAAACAGCCTTGAGTTAACCCAAAAAGCAGCAGATGAAATTGCTGATCGCTATGGCAGCCTTGACGTACTCATTAATAATGCAGGCTTATTTGCCAAAACCAAACAATTGACCCATGAAGGCTTTGAACAACAATTTGGGGTTAACTATTTAGGTCATTTTTTACTTACTCAAAAATTACTTCCAGTTTTAAAACAATCTCCAAAAGCTCGTATTATTCATCTTGCATCTATTGCTCACTGGGTGGGCTCAATTAAACCCAACAAGTTTCGTGCAGAAGGTTTTTACAATCCCCTGTTCTATTATGGGCAATCGAAGCTTGCAAATTTATTATTCAGCAATGCATTAGCAGAACAGCTATCTGGAAGTACAATTACTAATAATGCATTACACCCCGGCGGTGTTGCTTCCGATATTTATCGTGACTTACCAAAACCGGTTTATGCAGCCATGAAATTAGGATTAGTGCCAACCTCAGTTCCAGCAAATCTCATTACAGAAATGGCAACTGGAGATGCATGGCAAAACCGTAATGGCGAATATGTCAGCGCACATATGCCAGACTGGAAATCATCACATGCCAAAAATCAGCAACTGGCACGCGACCTCTATCAACAATCTCTAAACCTCGTAGAAAAATTTCTTTAAACAAATAAGCCAAATAAAAAAAGCCACCCGAAGGTGGCTTTTACAATCCTGATTGGGGTCAGATTAGTGACCACCACCATTGATTGCTTTTGTCATATCTTCAACAACTTTTTTAGCATCACCAAAGATCATCATTGTTTTTTCGTTATAGAACAAATCGTTGTCTAGACCAGCATAACCTGTTGCCATGGAACGCTTAATCACCATGATTGTACGCGCTTTATGAGCTTCAAGAATCGGCATACCATAAATCGGCGAGCTTGGATCATCTTTCGCAGCAGGATTTACAACGTCGTTTGCACCAATTACAAGTACTACGTCTGTTGCAGGGAAGTCTGAGTTAATCTCATCCATTTCCAAGATATCTTCATACGCCACGTCTGCTTCTGCAAGCAATACGTTCATGTGACCAGGCATACGACCAGCAACAGGATGGATTGCGAAACGAACGCGAACACCTTGCTCTTTTAGAATTTCACACAATTCTTTTACAGCATTTTGTGCACGACCTTGCGCCATACCATAACCAGGTACAATTACAACACTGTCAGCATTTGACATCAAGAAGCCAGCATCATCAGCAGAACCAGAACGATGGTTACGTTGAACTTGCTCACCTTTGGCAGCAGTAGCAACCGCTGCACCGCCCATTGCACCACCAAACAATACATTGATGATCGAACGGTTCATTGCTTTACACATGATGTACGACAGAATCGCACCAGATGAACCTACGAGAGAACCCGCAACGATCAACATGTTGTTTTCAAGTGTAAAACCAATACCTGCCGCAGCCCAACCAGAGAATGAGTTAAGAAGCGATACTACTACAGGCATATCACCACCACCGACCGGTGCAATCCATACCCAGCCAAATGCAAGCGCAAGAGCTGTCATTGCCCAGAAAGCAGTCATGTTGCCAGTCGTGAAGAAGTAAAATCCACAAGCCAACATCGCAATAAAGATAAGCGCTTGAACAGGTTTAACCCATGCACCAGAAATTGTTTTAGCCCATTTTTTCGCAGCCAATTTACCGTACGCAAACACAGATGCAGTAAAGGTAATCGCACCAACGAAACAACCAACAAACAATTCAAATAAGTGAACTTTGCTCATGTGCACATGTTGCACACCAGCTGCCGTTAAAGCTGCTTCATTTTGTGCAAACAATTCAGTTAATTGGTTGTTATGTAAAATTGCAGCAATTGCAATTAAAACAGCTGCCAAACCAACCAAAGAGTGCATAAGTGCAACAGTTTCCGGCATTTGCGTCATTGGTACAGTACGAGCACGTGCAATACCTACGATTGCACCAAGCACCATTGCACCAACAATCATCCAGATCACTGGGTTATTCGCAACAAAGAAAGTCGTTACAACTGCAATCGCCATCGCGATCATACCGTAACGGTTACCTTGAATTGCTGTTTTAGGGCCAGACAAGCCACGAAGCGTCAAGATAAAGAGAATTGCACCTACAAGGTACAACCAGTTCGCATTTGCTTGAATAAATTCCATATCAAAGCCCTCTTATTTCTTTTGCTTAGGCTTGAACATTTCCAGCATGCGTGCAGTTACTGCAAAGCCACCGAAAATATTAATGCTTGCCAAAAATACTGCAATCGCACCAAGTACGCTCACCACATTTACACTTTGAAATGCAACGTTAGCATCTACACCCAAAATAGGTAGACCCACAGTTTGCAACATCGCACCCACTACAATAATAGATGACAATGCATTGGTTACAGCCATAAGCGGCGTATGTAAAGCTGGTGTAACACCCCAAACTACGTAATAACCTACGAAGATGGCAAGGACGAAAATTGTAATAGTTTCAACCATGAGAAATCTCCTTAACCACGCTTAAGCAGTACTTGACCGCCATGAGTGACCAATAGGGCTTTTTGGATTTCGTCTTCTTGATTAATCGCAAAGTTTTTCTCTTTGTCGAATAAAGTCTCTACGAAATTAAAAACGTTACGTGCATATAGCGCTGAAGCTTCTGTCGCTACAGTTGCCGGAATATTTGGGATACCCAAAATTTTCACGCCATTTTCTGTAAAAACAGTCTCGCCCACTTTAGAGCCTTCAACGTTACCGCCAGTTTCAACAGCCATATCTAAAATGACAGAACCCGGTTTCATCTTGGCAACAGTTTCAGCCTTAATCAGACGTGGTGCATCACGACCCGGCAAGAGCGCAGTAGTAATCACGATGTCAGCGTTAGAAACAGCCTTATCAACAATCGCAGCTTGGTCTTTGATGTATTGCTCACCTGGCATCCATCCATAACCATTTTTAGCGGCATCCGCTGCACGTTGTTGTTCTTCTTCAGACATTGGTACGTCTAACCACTTACCACCCAAAGATTCAACCTGATCTTTTGCTGTAGGACGTAAATCGGTCGCCTCAACAATTGCGCCTAAACGCTTTGCGGTTGCAATTGCCTGAAGACCTGCAACGCCCACACCCATAATCACAACACGAGCAGGTTTTACAGTACCAGCAGCAGTCATAAGCATTGGGAACATGCGCTGATATTCAGCAGCAGCAAGCAAAACTGATTTATAACCAGAAAGGTTTGCCTGAGAAGACAATACGTCCATATTCTGCGCACGAGAAAGCGTACGAGGAAGCAATTCCAGAGCAAAAGCAGAAACTTGCTGATTCGCAAACTGATCTAGCTCGGTATTACGATAAGGATCAAACATTGCTACAACAGCAGTATTTGCTGCAAGTTTTTGAATTTCCCCGCCTTGTGGCGCGCGAACTTTCAAAATAATTTGACTACCCGTATAGGCATCATCCGT
This genomic stretch from Acinetobacter oleivorans DR1 harbors:
- a CDS encoding Re/Si-specific NAD(P)(+) transhydrogenase subunit alpha produces the protein MQIGIPTETVVGENRVAATPETVKKLISAGHSVVIERGAGVKAAYIDSAYEQVGATITDDAYTGSQIILKVRAPQGGEIQKLAANTAVVAMFDPYRNTELDQFANQQVSAFALELLPRTLSRAQNMDVLSSQANLSGYKSVLLAAAEYQRMFPMLMTAAGTVKPARVVIMGVGVAGLQAIATAKRLGAIVEATDLRPTAKDQVESLGGKWLDVPMSEEEQQRAADAAKNGYGWMPGEQYIKDQAAIVDKAVSNADIVITTALLPGRDAPRLIKAETVAKMKPGSVILDMAVETGGNVEGSKVGETVFTENGVKILGIPNIPATVATEASALYARNVFNFVETLFDKEKNFAINQEDEIQKALLVTHGGQVLLKRG
- the rsfS gene encoding ribosome silencing factor — protein: MNLEPSPSVSNSHDFAMNTSNKDVQTCLKVVHDALVDVKAKDILQLDVSSISNVADAIVIASGTSTRHVKALADNVAEEARKAGFRPIGVEGERDAEWILIDLGFVVVHVMLPTARKFYDLESLWRTAPESVA
- a CDS encoding crotonase/enoyl-CoA hydratase family protein codes for the protein MALLRIEKNNGIATVYLNRPDKRNAMSFALLKELVSTAKAIKKDRDIRCVILTGEGNVFSAGIDLSDLNNPKNSAFAIWELVKPGQSLFQKAFLTWQNLPVPVIAALEGYCFGAGMQLALASDIRISHPETKMSIMESRWGLVPDMGLTRSLKGLISVDLAKELTLTARVFDGNYAKEIGLVTHLSDSPLEKAHEIAAEMLQRSPDALTAAKRVLDAMEHQPEKSLRLEKIWQLKLLLGKNSKLARKKDKHPEVNFLPRQYK
- a CDS encoding hydroxypyruvate isomerase family protein, with the translated sequence MGRLAVNLSMIFTEVPLIERFALAHAQGFEHVEIQFPYELTIADIQTQLERYNLSLCLINVPAGDLMQGGNGLAGIPGQEIAFHEALELAISYATALKVPRVNILAGKQPLDADLLPCLKTLAANLKLACNLLSEHDIEPIFEMINGTDMPRFLVQNIAQAQEMLEAVNDPTLKMQYDCYHMAMMGEDVLEGLQENINSIGHIQFADCPGRHEPDTAEIPYEQIFSWLKQSSYQNYIAAEYKPENTSNQSFTWKKKYFSDDVNI
- a CDS encoding SDR family NAD(P)-dependent oxidoreductase codes for the protein MKILITGANTGIGFATAEQLVKQGQHVILACRNPQKAQDAQNKLLSLNQGQVDLVSLDLNSLELTQKAADEIADRYGSLDVLINNAGLFAKTKQLTHEGFEQQFGVNYLGHFLLTQKLLPVLKQSPKARIIHLASIAHWVGSIKPNKFRAEGFYNPLFYYGQSKLANLLFSNALAEQLSGSTITNNALHPGGVASDIYRDLPKPVYAAMKLGLVPTSVPANLITEMATGDAWQNRNGEYVSAHMPDWKSSHAKNQQLARDLYQQSLNLVEKFL
- a CDS encoding proton-translocating transhydrogenase family protein; amino-acid sequence: MVETITIFVLAIFVGYYVVWGVTPALHTPLMAVTNALSSIIVVGAMLQTVGLPILGVDANVAFQSVNVVSVLGAIAVFLASINIFGGFAVTARMLEMFKPKQKK
- a CDS encoding NAD(P)-dependent oxidoreductase; the protein is MNFDRNTPIAFLGMGLMGSRMATRLIQAGFQVSVWNRTFSACEELIDIGALPLELSNIGDYPIILICLADDKAVEAVFEKIQPNLKAEQVIVDFSSLSVAATKTLAQAAATHDVIWIDSPVSGGTAGAEQGTLVIFAGGNAQTITELTPVYNVLSQRVTRMGDTGTGQATKICNQLIVAANSALIAEAVALADRAGVDTTLLAPALAGGFADSKPFQILTPRMATHTFEPVQWKVQTLSKDLNNAVTLANNVNLDIPVAQKALLQLQTHQKNGFAEKDLATMIQLVEQK
- a CDS encoding NAD(P)(+) transhydrogenase (Re/Si-specific) subunit beta, whose translation is MEFIQANANWLYLVGAILFILTLRGLSGPKTAIQGNRYGMIAMAIAVVTTFFVANNPVIWMIVGAMVLGAIVGIARARTVPMTQMPETVALMHSLVGLAAVLIAIAAILHNNQLTELFAQNEAALTAAGVQHVHMSKVHLFELFVGCFVGAITFTASVFAYGKLAAKKWAKTISGAWVKPVQALIFIAMLACGFYFFTTGNMTAFWAMTALALAFGWVWIAPVGGGDMPVVVSLLNSFSGWAAAGIGFTLENNMLIVAGSLVGSSGAILSYIMCKAMNRSIINVLFGGAMGGAAVATAAKGEQVQRNHRSGSADDAGFLMSNADSVVIVPGYGMAQGRAQNAVKELCEILKEQGVRVRFAIHPVAGRMPGHMNVLLAEADVAYEDILEMDEINSDFPATDVVLVIGANDVVNPAAKDDPSSPIYGMPILEAHKARTIMVIKRSMATGYAGLDNDLFYNEKTMMIFGDAKKVVEDMTKAINGGGH